CCACCGCCACACTCCGGTCCTCCAGGAGGAAATCCACCTCGGCCCCGGTGCTCGTGCGCCAGAATCGAATCTCCATCTCGGGAATCCGATAGGCGCGATGCGCCATGAGTTCCATGAGCACCAACTGCTCAAAGCCTTTCCCATACTCGGGCGTTCCGGGGGCCGGTTGCCGTCGCGCCAGGTAGTTCGCCACACCGACGTCGAAGAAGTAGAACTTCTCCGTCAAAATCATCCGCCGATGGTCGCTTCGAGTCCACGGCGCCACCCGGAATCCCAGCAAGGTGTCCTCCAGGATCTCGAAGTA
The sequence above is drawn from the Verrucomicrobiia bacterium genome and encodes:
- a CDS encoding DUF4143 domain-containing protein, which codes for MVRGYFEILEDTLLGFRVAPWTRSDHRRMILTEKFYFFDVGVANYLARRQPAPGTPEYGKGFEQLVLMELMAHRAYRIPEMEIRFWRTSTGAEVDFLLEDRSVAVEIKSGTRVQAADIRSLRDLADDHPVGRRFLVHGGREPQVLRDRHGDIACLPLPDFVNALWSGNVVR